The following proteins are co-located in the Spirochaetota bacterium genome:
- the ispH gene encoding 4-hydroxy-3-methylbut-2-enyl diphosphate reductase yields MEVEVAKDIGFCFGVRKAVGRLDEILEKESVKVYVTGDLIHNKDFLKRYDNKNVEFNQDVGSYSEKGIAIIRAHGISDEERRKLNSNPNLLKVIDASCPYVLRVHYLTKKMVKEGYHIVIIGEATHPETRGYYLNVKDNATVINSVEEIRNIPKVKKIAVFGQTTMNYHKFKSIVAEMVTEFDEVRVFMTICPPVYNRQKSVEELSRECDLMIVLGGYNSSNTKKLRDICAKYTEAIHIENLSQLDVSILKGKKKVGIAAGTSTPDWVIQEVYEFLKNYNPH; encoded by the coding sequence ATGGAAGTTGAAGTTGCGAAGGATATAGGTTTTTGTTTCGGTGTTAGGAAAGCTGTTGGTAGACTTGATGAAATACTAGAAAAAGAGAGTGTCAAGGTTTATGTTACTGGTGATTTGATACACAACAAGGACTTTCTCAAAAGGTATGATAATAAAAATGTTGAGTTTAATCAAGATGTTGGTTCGTACTCAGAAAAAGGTATAGCGATAATAAGAGCGCATGGTATATCTGACGAAGAGAGAAGAAAACTTAATTCAAATCCTAACCTTCTGAAAGTTATAGACGCTAGTTGTCCTTATGTTTTGAGGGTTCATTATCTTACCAAGAAGATGGTAAAAGAGGGTTACCATATAGTTATAATCGGTGAGGCAACACATCCTGAAACAAGAGGTTACTACCTAAACGTGAAGGATAATGCAACTGTGATAAACTCTGTGGAAGAGATAAGGAATATACCAAAAGTGAAGAAGATAGCAGTCTTTGGACAGACTACTATGAATTATCACAAATTTAAGAGTATAGTTGCTGAGATGGTTACGGAGTTTGATGAGGTAAGGGTTTTTATGACGATATGTCCACCTGTTTATAACAGACAGAAATCAGTTGAAGAGTTATCGCGAGAGTGTGACCTTATGATTGTTCTAGGGGGATACAATAGTTCAAACACTAAAAAGTTGAGAGATATATGTGCAAAATATACTGAAGCAATACACATTGAGAATTTATCACAGTTAGATGTATCAATATTGAAGGGTAAGAAGAAGGTAGGTATTGCTGCTGGAACTTCTACACCTGACTGGGTAATACAGGAAGTGTATGAATTTTTGAAAAACTACAATCCTCATTAG
- the ftsA gene encoding cell division protein FtsA, which yields MPSKSTEDNIVASVDIGSYKTCCVIARVNSKNDIEILGAGQVLSEGIKRGTIVNIHEASNSISKAVEEAEIMAGIQINSVYLGLSSIYCEGINTKSVVAVNNKEREITDNEVRRAINSATERVVPMNKEVIHVIPQQYSVDNQDGIKNPLGMNGTRLEVSLRIINANVTQLQNLIKAVSKANLAIRDFSVGSIAEGELLLTEEEKDLGVVLIDIGGGTTETIGYYNGSVWFNGAIPLGGIDITSDISSIFKTTLQQSEKIKKLYGHSSPISVDTNETIEIQMINKRVKSVKRVDLAKVIEARVEEIFSEVKKQLESSGMYEIATAGIVLTGGSSLIPGIEETAENIFDLPCRIGYIENIGGLSDTVKNPIYAKAVGMIYYSVLKSNVILQDTNSKKGEFFKKVKDFINNFFFGE from the coding sequence ATGCCTTCCAAAAGTACTGAAGATAACATAGTAGCATCAGTTGATATAGGAAGCTACAAAACGTGTTGCGTGATAGCAAGAGTAAATTCAAAAAACGACATAGAGATACTAGGAGCAGGACAAGTGCTTTCAGAAGGTATCAAGAGAGGTACGATAGTAAATATACATGAAGCCTCAAACAGTATATCAAAGGCCGTTGAAGAAGCAGAGATAATGGCAGGTATTCAGATAAACAGTGTTTATTTAGGGCTATCCAGTATATACTGTGAGGGAATAAACACAAAGTCCGTAGTAGCAGTTAATAACAAAGAAAGAGAGATAACCGACAACGAAGTTAGAAGAGCGATAAACTCAGCAACTGAGAGAGTTGTTCCAATGAACAAAGAGGTTATACATGTGATACCACAACAATACTCCGTTGATAATCAGGATGGTATAAAAAACCCTCTCGGTATGAACGGAACAAGGCTAGAAGTATCATTAAGGATAATAAACGCAAATGTAACACAACTACAAAACCTAATCAAAGCGGTATCAAAGGCAAATCTAGCAATAAGAGATTTTTCCGTTGGCTCAATAGCAGAAGGCGAACTTTTACTTACGGAGGAGGAGAAAGATTTAGGAGTAGTTCTAATTGACATTGGTGGAGGAACTACTGAAACAATCGGATATTACAACGGAAGTGTCTGGTTCAACGGTGCTATTCCGTTAGGAGGTATAGATATAACAAGTGATATATCATCAATATTCAAAACAACACTCCAACAGAGTGAGAAGATCAAAAAACTCTACGGTCACTCCTCACCAATAAGTGTTGACACAAATGAAACTATTGAAATACAGATGATAAACAAACGAGTAAAGAGTGTGAAGCGAGTAGACTTAGCAAAAGTGATTGAAGCAAGAGTTGAGGAGATATTCTCCGAGGTCAAAAAACAACTTGAAAGTAGTGGTATGTACGAGATAGCAACTGCTGGTATCGTCCTAACAGGTGGTAGCTCGTTAATACCGGGCATAGAAGAAACCGCCGAGAATATCTTTGACTTACCCTGTAGGATAGGATACATTGAAAACATCGGGGGATTGTCAGACACTGTTAAGAACCCCATATACGCGAAAGCGGTAGGTATGATTTACTACTCGGTTCTTAAAAGTAATGTCATACTACAAGATACTAACTCAAAAAAAGGTGAATTCTTCAAAAAAGTTAAGGATTTCATAAACAACTTCTTTTTCGGAGAGTAA
- a CDS encoding HAD hydrolase-like protein — protein sequence MYNSKLYVIMEIENVIYDFTNYYLKVVDYIGTFLNENLGIDKQEFVNCFVNQIKSEIFVSNDYLYTTYQVLKNCDDRTVTFPNNNSKVSFINGLRMKFNQGRVKCIKFHSGALTFLKKLKDMGIVIIGFTNSSSRTIKQRLKILDIDKYFDTIYCLQDHFHSVDESKVDESAVSGIWYNSVCNNVSSLMCDVIEFPQTYLKPSKRGLQRILEDEEISGSNVIVFGNSLENDIMPSKLLGLKTVFFNTRTRIQDRSLVSKFLEHLDSKTVRKILNFPKNKKFLNEISDLISVSSLSEFIYVLESARVRI from the coding sequence ATGTATAACTCAAAACTCTATGTAATTATGGAGATAGAAAATGTTATATATGATTTCACAAATTACTATTTGAAAGTGGTTGATTATATAGGAACATTTTTAAATGAAAACTTGGGGATTGACAAGCAAGAGTTTGTAAATTGCTTCGTTAATCAAATCAAGTCTGAAATTTTTGTAAGTAATGATTATCTTTATACTACTTATCAAGTGTTGAAGAATTGTGATGATAGAACTGTTACTTTTCCAAACAACAACTCAAAGGTTTCCTTTATTAATGGTTTGAGAATGAAGTTCAATCAAGGACGTGTTAAGTGTATCAAGTTTCATAGTGGTGCATTGACATTTCTAAAGAAACTTAAAGACATGGGTATAGTAATAATAGGTTTTACTAACTCGTCCTCAAGAACTATAAAGCAGAGATTGAAAATACTTGATATAGACAAATACTTTGATACAATATACTGTTTGCAGGATCATTTTCATAGTGTTGATGAGAGTAAGGTTGATGAATCAGCAGTTTCAGGGATCTGGTATAATTCGGTATGTAATAATGTTTCATCACTTATGTGCGATGTAATAGAGTTTCCGCAAACCTATCTCAAACCGTCAAAGAGGGGTCTTCAAAGGATACTGGAGGATGAGGAGATATCAGGTAGTAATGTTATTGTGTTTGGAAATTCGTTGGAAAATGACATAATGCCATCCAAGTTGCTAGGGCTCAAAACAGTGTTTTTTAATACTAGGACAAGAATACAAGATAGAAGTCTTGTTTCAAAATTTCTAGAACATCTGGATTCAAAGACTGTCAGGAAGATTTTGAACTTTCCGAAAAATAAAAAGTTTTTGAATGAGATTAGTGATCTTATTTCAGTGTCGTCGTTATCAGAGTTTATATATGTTTTAGAGAGTGCTAGAGTAAGGATATAA